The following DNA comes from Candidatus Neomarinimicrobiota bacterium.
CCGCACAAAATTTGCGATCATAGTTTCTTCAACATTAATTGTTACGGTTTTGTTAACCCTGACAATAGTTCGAATCAACCGGAGCCTGAATAAAAAAGATGTATGGCTGGAACTTAACATCACAGGCATAGACACAGCCGACACCGCATGGGTCACCCCATCTGAAGCGCTGTCAAGGAGCGAAGGGAGCTGGACGTTCAGCTATGTACCGGGAAAGTCTTTTTCCGACAGGGGTGAAATCATTTTGTTGATCCCGGCGGGATTTATGGCATCAACCAAAAGCTGGACACAGCCGCAGTCTACAAATTCCGAGTTTCCCGGGTATGTTACCGTTCGTTCGAATAATAGATCAACTAAGATCAAAACTACGATATTCAGGGATTCATATGATTATCGTGTAAGATGTATTTTCACCGAATTCCCTCCCCAGATCGGCGATACGATTCGGATAGTTTACGGAGACAGTTCAATATCCAACAGCGGCAGGGCGCTAAGCCATGTCCATGCAGCTGATTATCGTTTCCCATTGCTCATCGACAGGCATAATAAAAGAGAATACTCCGAAACGGCTCCGATACCCACCGTAAGGATCAAAGCCCGTCCGGCAAAACAATTTCTTATCACAGCACCCTCTATCATCAAAGAGAGCGAAGAAGCGAAATTGATAATAGTGGCTTTAGATGAGTATAACAACGTTGACGGAGAATTCAGCGGAAAGCTTACTCTGTCATGCGATAAAGATCAGGACTGCGGCGTTCCGGACTCGTTCTTCTTCAATATCAGCGATTCAGGCAGAAAAGAAATTCATATCTCTCCGAAAGAGGGAGTGCATCAGATATTCGCCTCGACCGGAGACCGGATTCGAGCGAAAAGCAACCGATTTCTGGTTCGGTCGGAAAATCCGAAATACCGTTTGTTCTGGGGAGATCTCCACAATCACAGCGACTTAAGCGACGGGACCGGATCGTTGGAAGATTTTTACCGGTATGCGAGGTTCGCTGCAAACCTCGATTTTATCTCTCTGACGGATCACGATCACATATTCAAGACTTTCTACCTCAGGAAAGATGTTTGGAACGATATCAAGAGTGCAGCTAAAAGATATAATGTCGAGGGCGAGTTCGTCACGTTCCTCGGCTGGGAATGGACTCAGGAAGAAGGCGGGCACAGGCATGTGATTTATCCGAATAACAACGGAAAACCGATTCCATTTACCGACTATCCTACACCGCCGGACCTCTGGAAAGCGTTGGAGGGAACCGGAGCTCTAACGATTCCGCATCATGTTGCCTGGGGTTCGCGGAAAATAGATTGGACCTACAGAAACGATGAATACCAGAGGTTGGTGGAAATATATTCACAGCACGCCGCGAATGAATATCAGGACAACCCGTTGGATCATCTGAACAAAAAGGACAAGGCACCGGGTCACTATGTCAGAGACGCTCTCGCGATGGGGCATAGGATGGGTATATTAGCCTCAAGCGACGGTCATTTCGGATATCCCGGAAACGGATGGATGGGAGGAGCAACTGCGCTTGACTCGACATCCCGTGGAACCGGATACGTCGGGATATATGCGGAAAAACTGACTCGTCAATCCCTATTCGACGCTCTCATATCCCGCAGGGTTTTCGCCACTACCGACGACAGAACTATTTTGGAGTTCAGCGTAAACGGGAATATGATGGGTTCGGAAATAGTTTCGGAGGAGTTGCCTCTGATAGAGGGAGCCGTTTATTCACATACTCCTATCAAGCAGGTAGAGATTGTAAAGTTCGATGGTAAGAATTATACTTTTGAGTCAGTCCCCGTAATTACCGGCGAATCTCAAGTTGAGTTCAGCATGATCGACTCGCAATTCGTGCGTGATTCGTTTTACTACCTCCGTGTGGTATCGAGGGGAAACGCAAACGATAGATACGCTTGGACCAGTCCCGTGTGGGTCGATAAATCGATTGGGAACGAGATCTCCGAGCTCCCTTCTTCAGCTGTCAAGGGACAGTTGCCGGGGGCAGCCTTAAATAACAAAACTGAGCTGCTTTATTCGTTTTCGGTGAATAAACCCCCTTACACAACCGGAGGGACTATCAGTTTGGAAGCTTACGACATAAACGACTCGTTAGAAGTCTCAATGTACGTAAACGGAATATATGTTAAGAGTTTAAATCAAACGGAACCAAACAGCTGGAGCAATACTCAGCGGATAGCCATCCCACGTTATCTCGTGAACAGCAAAAATATAATAAGATTTGAAAATGAAAAAAATCTCTTAAATAAGGAAATTTCTGACTGGGGAGTCAGGAACGTGAGGTTTACTCCGGGGAGCAATAGCATTGATATCCGTTAAAACCTATCTCGCGGAATCCTGTTATCAAATGATAGAATAATGACATATTTAGCTAACGGAACGGTTTGCTTATTCATCTGCTTCCGAGCTCGCTTCTTGTTTATAATCCCGGTAATAACTAAAATTATGCATATTCGTTGAGTATTAACAAATATCAGTGCGTGCAAGCGGGAGAGACTATATGAACAGCCTTTGGGATGACGGAGAGGGAGGAAAATATTCGAACGATCCACTTGCTATGCGGGTATACAGTTCCCGGCTTCTCGGCTCCGAGCCGAAGTTGGTTTTACACGGCGGCGGCAACACGTCGGTTAAAATCAGAAAGAGCAACATATTCGGTGAAGAGGAGGAATTGATATATATAAAAGGGAGCGGATGGGACCTGGCTACGATAGAGGCGGAGGGGTTTGCTCCCGTGCGGTTGGACGTTTTGAAGAAGATGGCGGAGATTCAAAGTCTCAGCGATAGTGATATGGTAGAAAATCAAAGGGCTGCAATGACAGACCCGGCAGCTCCGACTCCCTCGGTAGAGGCGATTCTTCATGCGATAATACCGTTCAAATATGTTGATCACACGCACGCCGACGCCGTAGTGACACTGACCAATACTCCGAATGGAGAGGAAACGATCCGCAATTTATACGGCGATCAGGTGCTTGTTGTGCCTTACGTAATGCCCGGATTTATCCTTGCGAAAAAGATTCGGGAAATGACCTCGGATTTTGATTGGGAGAAATGCGCAGGGATGATACTGATGAGCCACGGAGTTTTCAGCTTCGACGATGATGCCGGGCGAAGTTACCGGAAGATGATTGATATTGTCACTCAGGCGGAAGAGCATATCGAAAAAGAGGGCGCGGGCTCTCTGTCGCTCGCCGAAAGCCCTTTGGAAAACTTGAAAGCTCTGTCAGAAATTCGAAAGCGAGTTAACGACGTCAGGGGCGCACCGGTTTTAGCTCTGCTCAACAACGATCCTGGGTCAGCAGGTTTCGCCGGACTTGACAATGTTGATTCCATCGCTGCAAGGGGACCTCTGACACCCGACCACATTATCCGCACGAAACAAACGCCGGTGATGATAGACAGTGATCCGGAACGGGATATCGCCGAATATTCCAAGAACTACGAGAAATATTTTGATCGAAATAATCCCGGAGAATTGATCCCGCTCGACTCCGCACCACGTTGGGCGGTATGGAAAGGGGTGGGTACGATCGCATTCGGGAGGAGCCTCAAAGAAGCCGGGATCATATCCGATATTGTTGAGCACACTATTTCGTCTATACAGGTAGCCGAAGCTCTCGGCGGCTGGAAAGCCCTACCTGAGAAAGACCTTTTTGACATAGAATATTGGGAACTCGAGCAGGCGAAGCTTGCACACTCAGGTAAATTAGGTGAATTTCAGGGCATGATAGCGTTGGTGACCGGCGGCGCCGGCGGGATCGGCAAAGCGACCGTTGAAGCGCTGCACAAGAGAGGCGCAGTCGTTGCCGCACTTGATATAAATCCCGATATCGAAGGTATCTTTTCTGAAGATGGGATTATGGGAATCAGCGCCGACGTGACAGATGAATCTGCGGTGAAAGAGTCGATTGACCGGGTGGTCAGAAATTTCGGCGGTTTGGACATCCTGATAAGCAACGCAGGAACATTTCCGAAAAGTGAAAACATATCCGAGATTAACAGCGACACGTGGCAAAAGAGCTTAAACCTGAATTTGACGAGTCATCAGCTTCTGCTCAAGTCATGCATACCTTACTTAGAAAACGGGTATCTACCGTCCGTTATCATCGTTGCTTCAAAAAACGTTCCCGCACCGGGACCGGGCGCCGCCGCCTACTCAGCTGCCAAGGCAGGGTCGACTCAACTCGCGCGGGTAGCGGCTTTAGAGCTCGGAGCTGCGGGGATAAGGGTGAACGTTGTTCATCCTAATGCGGTGTACGATACAGCAATCTGGACAAAGGAAGTGCTTGAAGAACGCGCTGAATATTACGGCATGAGCGTCGAAGAATATAAGACCGATAACGTGCTTTCGACCGAAGTTTTATCCCGGGACGTGGCAGAGATGATATGCGCTATCGCCGGCACCGCTTTTTCCAAAACCACAGGAGCTCAAATTCCTATTGACGGAGGGAACGACAGAGTGATCTGAACTTTCTCCTGTTTTTCGCAAGAGACGGCAATATTGTGTACAATCAAAAGGGCTCCCATCCGGGAGCCCTAGATTTCGGTCGAAGTTCGATATAATGATAAGTCCGGGTCTATTCTGCCGGAGCAAACACCGGAGTAGGGTCGGCGTAAACATGATACTCTTTTACAAGATCGCCATCCATCTTTAACTTATTCAGAAACGGAATTGTAACTATCGAATCATCCAGACGTGTATAACTTACTTCACCTATCATATAAACCGTTTGTCCATCGTCGAGGACTCTCGATTCGTGCACATTATGGCTGATCCCTTTGAACCCGCTGAAAAACGTTTTTACGTATTCCCTCACTGCCTCACGCCCCGTTACTGCTGGTTGGCTTCCATAACGGAACTCGCCGTCTTCCGCGATAAACTCGCTGAATTTGTTCTCATCCATCGCATCTATACTTGCGATAAGTTTATCCATCCATTCGTTGTCTGGCATAATTTTTCTCCCTGATTGTTAGTAGCATTAAGTTAGTGCTTAAATTAAGCACTGCGAAAAAAACGTACAAGAAGATTTATTTCGTTCAATTAAACATTTTTCTGTTTAATACATCTAACTATCAGATACGGGATACTTTAACGGCAGCACGGATAAGGCTGTTGGGTGATAATTCCGGCAGAAGAGAAAAAGGTAAATGCAGAAAACGAAGGAGGTGTCGAGATGAAATTGATCGGACTAAAACTGGCTTTTATGCCGTTGATATTATATTCCGTTATCATCAACAGCGGATGCGCGGGGCAGAGCGAGGAGATTTATTTAAGACCCGGAAAACAGATCGCTAAAGCGGACGTGAACCTCGACAGCGGATCGATTACTCAAACAATTGAAAACGTGGAACTTTCCGTCAAAGGGGCGATAATAGCCTCACGGGATGGAGAATCTCTTCATCCGACATTCTGGGTGACGGTTAAGAATAACCGCGCCGGTAAAATAACGGTTAACCCTTCCAAGGCGCGGCTGGTTGACTCATTCGGCTTTCAATTCAGACCATTACCGATGTCATTCAGCGGTGGAACAAGTCAGGAATCTTATTATACGGTTGTAGACCCGGATATCAGAATGTACTTCGCCCTTAGACATGGATGGCATTACTATCCATTCTATCCTAAGAGCAGGGGGCACCGAAGGGGTCGATCGCATTGGATAAGACCTATTCACTATGACCCGCATTGGGGCTTCAGCAGCAGGGTGGTCTGGGTAAAAAATATCAGGAAGAAAAGCAGCCGGAATAAACTTCCCGACAGAATGGAAGAGATCTACAACGGCGCTAAAATAACCTACGTGCTTACGTACCCGGAGCTCAACAAAGAGGTGCAGGATTACAGATTGATCATACCCGGCATCAGTGTAATAGATGAAGATGGAAGCGCCAGAGAGATCATATTTGAGACCGGTTTTGATCAGATCACGGAGATAGATTCCGGAACTGATTCAAATTGATAAATTCTGTAATATCACATTTGATATAACCTACAAGCCCCTCGGAAATGCCGGTTTTCGAGGGGCGCCTCTCTTTATCTCAATCGATCAAAAGAGCTAAGGAGAACGGGAACGTGTAACTCTCGTTCAGGAATTGGGCAGCGGTCTTTTCTGGATCACAAACGGGGTTTACCAGAGCATATTTCTGACAACCGGCTCCGGAGTAATCGCCGTGGACGCTCCCCCGGGTATTGGAGAGAATTATCTGAAAGGAATAGCGGAAGTAACGGATGAAAAGGTCACGCATGTAATTTACAGTCATCCGCATGCCGACCACATCAGCGCCGCTAAAATGTTCCCGCCGGATGCGATCTATATCGCTCATGAGGAGACCTTCAGGATATTATCCGAGAGAGAAAAGGCCGAAAGGAAGTATCCGTTCGGCTATTATTCCGGTGGAACGCCGGTGCCTCTGCCGACAGTTACCTTTTCAACCGATTACGTGCTTGAAGTGGGCGGACAAGTCCTCGAGCTCTCATACCGGGGGCTGAATCACGAGCCGGGCAATATATTTATTTATGCGCCGGAACAGAAGGTATTGATGCTTGTAGACGTTATCGACCCCGGATGGATACCCTTCAAGAGTCTTGCGCATGCAGACAATACGTTTGGATTCGTAAAGGCGTTTGACGAGGTCATGTCTTTTGATTTTGACATATTTATCGGCGGGCATCTGAACCGCCCGGGGACGAGGGAGGACGTCGAGCTGCACGGCGAATATATGTCGGATTTAGAAGAGAATGCGGCGATAGCGATAGGTGCGGTTTCATTCTCGAATATCGGAAAAGAAGTGGGCTTTGCCAATCCGTACTTTCTGTTCGACAGCTATCTTGATGCCGTCGCTAAAGAATGCGAGGATCTTATGCTCCCGAAATGGACAGGCAAACTCGGCGGAGCTGACGTGTTCACATTCGACAACTGCGCGCAGATGATTTCAAGCCTGAGGCTCGAGTAACTGAACTTCCCTTTCGGCATTTACACGTTGCAATAAGTGACGTGAATCACATTATAATGTAGTAATTGTGATAATTTAGGTAAATATGACTCTGTGGCAATGTATCTTTGAAGTAGTCTCAGTGTAAACTGCTTTATAAGTTAGCGATACAGAGAATTGAACGAATGACAAAGAGCAGAAATCAGGATCAGAAAGAAAAGATTTTTGAGATATACCATTTACAGCCGTTTAAATTATGGGATTATTAATCTCAGCCTGTTTACGGGTTCGGCGTTGGCAGGAGGTGATATCAGCATTTTAATTAACGCGGAAGATGATGCTGCTCAAATGAGAGACAATTCGATAAATTATACGAAACCTTTACCGGCGTCAGACGTTAAAACGGATATAAATTGAAATCAGGAGAATTTATGTTAAAAAGTTTAAGCATGGTTTTATTATTCACTTTTTTATTTCTCGGGTGTGAGGATGACATCTCTTCAGGCAGCGGGACTTTTAGAATAGAGGTCTTCGACAGCCCGCCGCCGGTCAGCGTCGAAAGCATTTTTATTACTATCAAAGAGGTAAGCGTTCACAGAGCGGGGGGAGAGTGGGATACGCTTTCTCAGCCCGAAGTTACTCTCGATTTTTTAGAACTCATTAACGGAGTGACGGCGCCTTTAGTGGACGAGCCGCTTGAATCGGGTGACTACACTCAGCTGCGACTCGTTGTCGCTGAATTAAATACGGTGGTCATCGACGGAGAATCGTATCCTTTGAAAATTCCGAGCGGTGCGGAAACAGGCATAAAATTAAATCTTAATTTCACTGTGGAGGATGATGAGATAATCGAAGTCATGATCGATTTCGACGCATCGAAATCTATAACGTGGACTCCCGGTAATTACAAGCTTCAACCTGTATTCAAGGTTTTCAAGAAAGTACTCTCAGGCACGGTCGCCGGATCGGTGAAAGATATCTCAGGCACAGGTATAGTCAACGCCGTCGTGACTGCGACGGGATCAAACGACGATGTTTCCACCGTCACGGACGACACGGGCGCATATAAGTTGATTTTACTCGAAGGCAGTTATTCTATCGGAGCTTCCGCGGACGGTTTTACCGGAGCCGATATTACTTACACGGGAGTGCAGGTTCAGGCGGAATCTAATCTGACCGGGTTCGATTTTATTCTGAACTGATACGCAGTATAGGTTCGCGCACTTTTTACGCTGCAACGGTCGGATCCCAACCGGTAATTTAATTCTCATTCAATCCGTTCAGGGTTTCCATCTCCTCATCGGAGATGGAGGAATCTAATATTCCAGAGTTTTCTATTATCCGTTCTTTTTTAATATATTCGGGACTGACTATAAAACCGGGCTCGATAACCCACCGGATCAATATCTGTGCGGGAGTTTTATCGTAATTAGCAGCTATTCTGATATTGAAGATGAATGATTGCGGAGACAAAAATTATTCTATTAAAAGTGAGAACCGGGAATCGATAATTTGAGAAGTTGAATATTTTTTTACTCACTTGAGGAAATGCTTGCAAAAGATGAAGTTGAAATGTTATAATACATCATACCGGAGGTGACAATAACTTTGGGTGCGCATAGTAAGACCTGCCTATTCACGGCGAGAAAATTCAGTGGAATTAAAAATGTGGTTGACAGGCGTGCTAAAATATATTATATATATGATGCTCTTCAAGCAAAAGCAGTTGTGATTACTGCATGAACTACAAATCCAAAAAGGAGGTTGACATGTCGGGAAAGATTATTTTTATCTTCCTAACAGTTCTCTTGCTGCCCGCGATGTTGTTTGCGCAGCAGGGTTCTGTAACGGGTACGATCACCGATGAAAGCACAGGAGATGCTATCGTCGGAGCTAACGTGGTACTTCAGGGCACAAGCATGGGAGCTGCAGCAAATACAATGGGCGTTTATACTATATCTAACGTTCCTTTGGGCGACTACACGCTTGTTGTTACCGCCATAGGCTATACTAAAGCCACCGCGGAACTGAGTATTTCTCCGGGAATGACAAATACAGTGGATGTCGGTATGACTTCTGAAAGCGTCGAACTATCCGGGCTTTTGGTTGTTGCCGCACGCGCAAGGCCACGCGAAACCCCGGTTGCGTTCACAAACGTGGATAAAGCCGACATGCAATTTCGCCTCGGTTCCAGGGATGTACCGATGATATTGAACACGACTCCCGGTGTGTATGCAACGGAACAAGGCGGAGGCGCGGGTGACTCCCGTATAAATATCAGAGGATTTGACCAGAGAAATGTAGCAGTAATGATCAATGGAGTTCCGGTCAACGACATGGAGAACGGCTGGGTGTACTGGTCCAACTGGGACGGTTTGGGAGATGCTACCTCCTCAATTCAGGTTCAGAGAGGATTAGGCGCTTCGAACCTGGCTATTTCATCCGTCGGCGGAACAATGAACATACTTACGGATGCTGCGAGTCATGAGAGAGGAATGAGCCTCAAACAGGAGGTGGGAAACGGAAGTTTTTTTAAGACTACAGCGCTGTATAACACAGGTTTACTGGATAACGGTTTTGCAGCGACCATCACAGCAGTTAAGAAAACCGGAGATGGAATCGCCGACCAAACCTGGACGAACGCCTGGTCTTACTTTGGAGCGCTGAGCTATAACGCGAGCGATAACCATAAATTCGACTTGTTTATTGTAGGAGCGCCTCAGAGGCATGGTCAGCGCATTTATAACCAGCGAATTGCCCTCTGGGATGCGGAATTCGCAAAAGAGGTGGGCGTTTCTCAGGCGGACATAGACGCTGTAACTGAAAGAGGCGTCAATTATAATCCTAACTGGGGTCCGATCAAAGCTGCGGATGAAAAAGATTTGCAGGAATACTTTAACGGTGAAGTTCATGACATCAGGGATGCAAGTGTTCTGATGGAGCGGGAAAACTACTTCCACAAGCCGCAGTATAACCTTAACTGGTACTGGAAGATAAAGGAAGACTTTCATCTGACGAGCGTCTTTTACGTTTCAATAGGCAAGGGTGGCGGAACGGGCGGTTACTTTGGTGGGGACTGGTTTGGATCGGATAATGACGGACAGATCGACTTTCAGACTGTTTACGATAAAAACAGCGCCAATATAGACGCAACCTACAGTGGCACAGAGAATCGAAGTACGTTCGTGCTCCGAAATTCGGTGAATCTGCATAACTGGTACGGTTATATCGGAACTGCAAAATATCGTCTCTCGGAAACCATGAAGCTCACCTTTGGAGTAGACGTTCGTCAATACAAGGGTGAACACTGGCGTGAGGTTCGAAATCTTATCGGCGGGGACTACTTCATAAACACAAGCAATAAGAACCCCGATTATACCGCGAATCCCAATGCCGCGGTAAAACGTCTTGGAGACAAAATAGCATACCATAACGACGGCTTGACACGGTGGTATGGCGGCTTCGCTCAGGTGGAAAACAGCAGCGGTCCTCTTACAGTGTTCGGTAGTCTGTCGCTTTCTCAAACCGGGTATAAGCGCGTTGATTACTTCAACGTGAATCCCGATGTCGGCCCCGCAGATAAATGGGAGACCGATTGGGAGAATTTCAACGGAAGCACTATTAAAGCCGGAGCCAACTACAACATAAATGAAAACGTCAACGTATATGGTAATGTCGGCAGGCTTTCAAAAGCCCCGATATTTGATGCGGTCTATAACTTCGACAACACGCTTTACCAGAATTCTAAAAACGAGACGGTAAATGCAGTTGAGATCGGATCAGGTTACCGCGACAGCAAGTTGTCCGCAAATGCAAATTTCTATTACACAAAATGGCTGGATCGGTCATGGTCTACATCAAGTCGTGTAGTAAATGAGACTTTCTACTATCTGTTAGCAGGAATTGATGCTTTGCATACCGGAATAGAGATCGATACCCGCTACAAAGCGACTGAGCTGGTAGAGCTTACCGGAATGGTTTCGTTTGGTAATTGGGAATGGCTGAACGACGTGGAGGCGAAATTCTCTCCGGAGGCTACACTTGATACAATACTTGTGGCAAATGTTTATACAGACGGTCTCAAAGTATCGGATGCCGCTCAAAAGACCTTCGCTGCCGGAGTTACAATAAGACCGACAAGCGATATCGCCGCTAATCTGACCTTCAAGAGATTTACTGATCATTACGCAAGGTTCGATCCGGCGGATAGGGACGATCCGAATGACAAGGACGATCAGGGTAATAGGACTCAAGCGTGGAAGATACCGGACTATAATCTCATAGATCTTCACGCGAGCTACTCTCTTCCGCTTGGCGGGGTGAATGCTGACGTAGGGTTCCATGTATTCAATCTTTTGGATACGAAGCACATCACGGATGCCACTGATGGAGGTGACCACACCGCAGCGGATGCATTTGTCTGGATGGGACTTGAGAGGCGCTGGGTCGGCTCGTTCAACATATCATTTTAATCTCCACCGGAGATTATCTTAATAGGAGTAAGCCCCCTTTTCTAAAGGGGGCTTACTTTTTGTAAAAAATAGATGTTTGGGGATAGAAATCAGTAATTAGTTATTTTGGGAGAATAATCTTAAATAATCCTGTTCGGACATTGCTGATGCGAGGGTATCGATAAACTTGACATCGACCGCTGCTCCGAGTCTCCGGGCGATATGTAAGTTATGCCACGACGATTTATAATCATGAAGAAAATAGTAAGCCACCGCCATGTAATAATACGCGGAATCCCGTAACGGATTAATTTCAGTTAACTTTTGTAAATGATTAAGTGAACCATAAAAATCTTCCCGGATCAATAAAACGACACCCAAATTCAGTAGGGCGATTTCAAATTGGGGATTGACAGCCAGTGCATTTCTGTATTCTCCCGCGGCATCATTATATTTGCCGGAAAGCTCATACACTCTTCCGAGATTTGAATACGCCTCGACCAGATTATTATCTAACTTTATTGCAGTTTTATAATAGTTCTCAGCCTCTTCCAGCCGACCAAGCTTATGATAAACAACTCCAAGGTTGTAATGCGCCGTCGGATTTGTTGGATTGATTGATATTACCCTATTTATATAGCTGATAGCCGAAACCTCATCTCCTTTCTCAGAAGAGATGAACGCTAAATTCAGCAGGGAGGTTATGTGGTCGGGATGATAATAAAGTGCGCTTTCATATTCGATTGTGGCGGAGTCGACGTTACCTTTGTTGTAGAGCTCTATTGCATTATTGAAGTGTTTGTCAGCGAGACCGGGTGAAAAGAAATTTACATTATCCGCAACGGCAAATACGTTCTGCCCATGGAGCGGCTGATGGGTTCCCACAAATAACATGACTAACGCCGGGACAGTTATTTTTAATTTGGTCGTCATGTTCATTTCCTTTCTTCGTCACCATCTGTTCAATTTTGCCCTTTTATCTCCGCACCGCCTCTTAATAATGTTATCGGCGTCAGGCGCGCAATATTTAGCTCTTGAAAATAAATTTTTATTTAAAGTGCTTTTGTGGAAGATTGAACTTTCATAATAGTCTTATCGGTTTGAAAACACGCACGTTGAAAATCGTGATAAACGAACTACGGCACCTCAAGTAATATTATAATTTTATTGTTTCTGAGAAAATTTTCTGTTAAGGTATAGCAGAGAGTATTCAGTCGTATTTAAGCATAAATAA
Coding sequences within:
- a CDS encoding CehA/McbA family metallohydrolase — protein: MKIKRRTKFAIIVSSTLIVTVLLTLTIVRINRSLNKKDVWLELNITGIDTADTAWVTPSEALSRSEGSWTFSYVPGKSFSDRGEIILLIPAGFMASTKSWTQPQSTNSEFPGYVTVRSNNRSTKIKTTIFRDSYDYRVRCIFTEFPPQIGDTIRIVYGDSSISNSGRALSHVHAADYRFPLLIDRHNKREYSETAPIPTVRIKARPAKQFLITAPSIIKESEEAKLIIVALDEYNNVDGEFSGKLTLSCDKDQDCGVPDSFFFNISDSGRKEIHISPKEGVHQIFASTGDRIRAKSNRFLVRSENPKYRLFWGDLHNHSDLSDGTGSLEDFYRYARFAANLDFISLTDHDHIFKTFYLRKDVWNDIKSAAKRYNVEGEFVTFLGWEWTQEEGGHRHVIYPNNNGKPIPFTDYPTPPDLWKALEGTGALTIPHHVAWGSRKIDWTYRNDEYQRLVEIYSQHAANEYQDNPLDHLNKKDKAPGHYVRDALAMGHRMGILASSDGHFGYPGNGWMGGATALDSTSRGTGYVGIYAEKLTRQSLFDALISRRVFATTDDRTILEFSVNGNMMGSEIVSEELPLIEGAVYSHTPIKQVEIVKFDGKNYTFESVPVITGESQVEFSMIDSQFVRDSFYYLRVVSRGNANDRYAWTSPVWVDKSIGNEISELPSSAVKGQLPGAALNNKTELLYSFSVNKPPYTTGGTISLEAYDINDSLEVSMYVNGIYVKSLNQTEPNSWSNTQRIAIPRYLVNSKNIIRFENEKNLLNKEISDWGVRNVRFTPGSNSIDIR
- a CDS encoding bifunctional aldolase/short-chain dehydrogenase; this translates as MNSLWDDGEGGKYSNDPLAMRVYSSRLLGSEPKLVLHGGGNTSVKIRKSNIFGEEEELIYIKGSGWDLATIEAEGFAPVRLDVLKKMAEIQSLSDSDMVENQRAAMTDPAAPTPSVEAILHAIIPFKYVDHTHADAVVTLTNTPNGEETIRNLYGDQVLVVPYVMPGFILAKKIREMTSDFDWEKCAGMILMSHGVFSFDDDAGRSYRKMIDIVTQAEEHIEKEGAGSLSLAESPLENLKALSEIRKRVNDVRGAPVLALLNNDPGSAGFAGLDNVDSIAARGPLTPDHIIRTKQTPVMIDSDPERDIAEYSKNYEKYFDRNNPGELIPLDSAPRWAVWKGVGTIAFGRSLKEAGIISDIVEHTISSIQVAEALGGWKALPEKDLFDIEYWELEQAKLAHSGKLGEFQGMIALVTGGAGGIGKATVEALHKRGAVVAALDINPDIEGIFSEDGIMGISADVTDESAVKESIDRVVRNFGGLDILISNAGTFPKSENISEINSDTWQKSLNLNLTSHQLLLKSCIPYLENGYLPSVIIVASKNVPAPGPGAAAYSAAKAGSTQLARVAALELGAAGIRVNVVHPNAVYDTAIWTKEVLEERAEYYGMSVEEYKTDNVLSTEVLSRDVAEMICAIAGTAFSKTTGAQIPIDGGNDRVI
- a CDS encoding nuclear transport factor 2 family protein, giving the protein MPDNEWMDKLIASIDAMDENKFSEFIAEDGEFRYGSQPAVTGREAVREYVKTFFSGFKGISHNVHESRVLDDGQTVYMIGEVSYTRLDDSIVTIPFLNKLKMDGDLVKEYHVYADPTPVFAPAE
- a CDS encoding MBL fold metallo-hydrolase, whose product is MGSGLFWITNGVYQSIFLTTGSGVIAVDAPPGIGENYLKGIAEVTDEKVTHVIYSHPHADHISAAKMFPPDAIYIAHEETFRILSEREKAERKYPFGYYSGGTPVPLPTVTFSTDYVLEVGGQVLELSYRGLNHEPGNIFIYAPEQKVLMLVDVIDPGWIPFKSLAHADNTFGFVKAFDEVMSFDFDIFIGGHLNRPGTREDVELHGEYMSDLEENAAIAIGAVSFSNIGKEVGFANPYFLFDSYLDAVAKECEDLMLPKWTGKLGGADVFTFDNCAQMISSLRLE
- a CDS encoding DUF4382 domain-containing protein; the protein is MLKSLSMVLLFTFLFLGCEDDISSGSGTFRIEVFDSPPPVSVESIFITIKEVSVHRAGGEWDTLSQPEVTLDFLELINGVTAPLVDEPLESGDYTQLRLVVAELNTVVIDGESYPLKIPSGAETGIKLNLNFTVEDDEIIEVMIDFDASKSITWTPGNYKLQPVFKVFKKVLSGTVAGSVKDISGTGIVNAVVTATGSNDDVSTVTDDTGAYKLILLEGSYSIGASADGFTGADITYTGVQVQAESNLTGFDFILN
- a CDS encoding aldo/keto reductase translates to MSPQSFIFNIRIAANYDKTPAQILIRWVIEPGFIVSPEYIKKERIIENSGILDSSISDEEMETLNGLNEN